Below is a genomic region from Catenuloplanes atrovinosus.
GGTCGGCGCGGACTCCGGGGCGCGGCTGCGCCTCGCCCCGGACGACCTGTGGCACGCGGTCCGCGGCACCACCCGCGACGAGGCACACACGCTGGTGCTCGATCCCGCGCACGCGGCCGACCCGGACCTGCTGGACTCCGCGCTGCGCTGGGCCACCGCCCAGATTCACCGGCACCGGACCGGCAACCGGCACCGCGTCCAGGACATGATGACCGGGCCGGCGCGGATACTGCTCACGATGCCGTCGACCGGCGTGTCCGAGGTGCCGGAGGCGCGTGCGCGGGCGAGCGCCGGCCGTACCCTCGACGGTCAGGTGCCCGCGGCGACGATCCGGGGGATGGAGGATCTGCTGCCGGCGCTGACGTCGGCCGATGACGCCGGCGTCCGCACGTTCGTCTCCGGCGCGATGAACTGGGGCGAGGTGACGCTGACCCGGCTGGGTGAGCAGTTCGAGACCGGCTCCGGCGCCATCGTGCACCGGGCGCGGGGCCCGGCCGGCACCGAGCCCGTCGTGGTGAAGATCTTCCCGCGGATGAGCCGGTTCGTGGAGGAGCTGTCCGCCCTGGAACGGCTCTCCCGGCCGGGCTTCACCGCGTTCACGGTGCCGGAGGTCCGCGCGGTCGGTGCCGTCAACCGGTCCGGTACGCCGGTCGGCGTGCTGGTGATGTCCGAGGTAAACGGCGTCACGCTCACCGATCTCCTGGCCGGCGTGGGCGCCGCGGCCCTCGCCTCGCTCCGCGCCGACGCGCTGGCCCGGGCCCGCGAGGCGATCGCCGCGCTCGGCCGGGCCATGGCGGACCTGCACGCGCGGCGCGGCGGGGCGGTGAGCCAGGCCTACCTGGACGGTCAGGTGGCGTGGGTCCGGGACCAGGTGAGGCACCTGCCGGAGGGCCACGAGCAGCGGACCCGGGCGGAGGCGGCGATCTCGCTGGTGACGGCGGATCCGGGCCCGGCCGGCCTGGTCCACGGCGACGCGCACCCGGGCAACGTCGTGTGGCACCCGGTGGACGGCATCACGTTCCTCGACGTGTCCGGCGCGCACCGGTCGATCGGCCCGGACGGCGCCCCGGCCGGCATGCCGGAACGCGACATCTCCACGTTCCTGTCCAAGCTGCGCAGCCAGGGCAGCGCACTCGGGCTGCGGATGCGGGACGAGCTGATGGTGTTGCGGCAGGCGTTCCTGGACGCGTACGACGGGGCCGGCGGCGTCCGCGCGCAGCACGTCGCCGACATGTTCCAGGCGGCGCGACACGCCCGTCAGGTCCGGGAGGGCGCCCCGGTGGAGCTGATGGTGTTCCCCGCCGCCGTGCCGGACCAGCTCGGGCTCTCCGACCCGGCCCGCCTGCCGAACCCGGCCGCGCTGCTCGGCCAGGCCGTGCTGCTCGGCCGCCGCTACCGCGGGCACGAGGCCGGCCGGATCACGGTCGCGCTGGCCCGCGCGAACGCCGCGCCGCAGACCGAGCGGATCACCGAGCTGCTGGACACGTTCACCGGCGGCCTGGCCTCGGTCGTCGACGGGCTCGGCACCCTCCTCCGGACCGCCGGCCAGGACCCGGCACGCCTCTCCGCGTACCGCGACGAGTTCCTCGAGGTCCTGGAAAGCTACGGTGCCGCACGCCGGATGCTCGACCAGCTCGCCACCGAGACCGGCGACGGGACGCTGCGCCTGCCGCCGTGGCGGGAACTGGTCGACGTGCGGGCGCCCGCGACGCCGGCCATGGAACCGATCCTGCTCGGCGAGTGGTCCGGCCCGCACGCCGGGGCGGCCGCCGACATCCTTGCGTCCGCGCGGGCCACGGGCGTGCCGGTGGTCGCGGTCGACCTGAGCGGGCCGGCCGGGATCGCCGGTCCGGTGGTGGAGGAGCTGCGGGCGGTGCTGGCCGGGTTCCGGCGCATGCGGACCGCGCCGGTGGTGGTCGCCACCGCGGCCACCCGCGCGTCCGGCGAGCTGTTCGAGAGCGTGCGGCGCGAGTTCACGCCGGTGCTGATCCAGTCGGCCGCGGCCGGGTTCGACCGGGTCTGGGTGCTCCAGGCGCCGGACGGCGAGTCCCGGCTGCTGGAGTCGCGGCTCGGCACCGAGATCTTCACGGCGGCCGGGCCGCTGGCGCGGCTGGTCCCACAGCGCGCGGACGGCGTGCACCTGCCCGGCGCGCTCGGCCTGTGGACCATGTCCCGGACCTGGTCGGCCGCGGCGGACCTGCACCGGGAGCACCTGGCCGAGCTGCACACGGACGCGGCGGCGGAGGCGCTGGCGGCGGCGGTCGCGGCCGAGCCGGGCGACGCGCGGCTCGCCGCGTTCCGCACCGTACTGGACGTGGCGCGGGCGGCCGGCGGCCTGCCCACGGACGGCGACGCGCGGCTGACCCCGGTGGCGCGGTCGCTGCTGGAGGTGGAGCCGGTGCCGGCGGCCGGGCCACGGGACCGGGCCACCGCCGGGTTCGTCTACGACTATCTCGCCACCATGGGCCCACGGACCGGGCGGTACGCCATGGACGGCCTGCTCTTCCAGCTCATCCGGGCCGGCGCGCTCACCTGGGACCAGGGCCTGTCGCTGGTCCGCGCGACCGCCGCCACCCCGGCCGACCGCGCGAACCTGGCCGTCTTCGAGGCGGTCCGGGACCTGCTCGCGGTGGATCCGGCGCTGGCCGGCGAGGACCCGATGACGCAGCCGGAGCTGCGCGCGATCATGAGCCGGATCGGCGGCGTCGCGGCGTCCCGGCTGACCACGGACGGGCGCAACCCGGACTGCGTCACCCCGAGCGACCGCGTCAACTGGGTCAAACACCTCGACGGGCTGCGTGACGCGCTGCGGGCGACGGAGCCCGGCCGCGCGTCCCTGATCGAGGTCGCCACCCACATCCTCACCAACTGCTGACCGGAGGACCGCCGTGACCCTGCCGCTGACCCCGCGCGTCATGGACGCGATCTGCCTGGAACACGTCATCCCGACCGGCACCGGCAGCCTCATCGTCAACGCGGCGCCGTCCACGCTGGACCGCGACGCGCTGCTGCACGAGGCGCTCACGCTCCCCGCGATCCCGAAGTACACCACCGTGTCGTTCGGACCGGGCATGCGCGACGCGCTCGTCGACGCCCGGCCCGGCACCGTGACCTGGGAGGACGGCATCGCACGCCCGACCGGTGAGCTCGGCCCGGAGCACGGGACCGTGCGGGCGCTGATGTACCAGTACTTCCGCGGCATCCCCGGCGAGGCGATGGACCGGATCGTCGAGCGGCCGCTGTTCGGCCCTTCCGGGGAGGCCGCGACGATGAGCCCGGACGAACTCGGCGCGCGCGCCGACCTGATGGGGTTGCCGGTGGAGATCCCGGCCGACCGGCTGCGCCCGGCGGCGACCACGCTCGACCCGCACCGGATTCTGTACTTCGACGAGCACGGCCGGCTCACCACGGAGCCGTACGCGCGGATGATCCGGGTCGTGCCGGCCCGGCACTGGGAGCCGGACCCGTACGCCACCGCCTCGCCGGAGGCGCGCGCGGAGGCGCTGCGGGACGGCTACCCGACCGCGCGGATCGTGCCCGCGGGGGGCCGGGTGCAGCTCGGCCTGCCGCCCGCGCTGACCGCGCACGCGCACGGCGACGCGGTGCGCGGCGCCCGGCAACCGCGCGCGGAGGATCTGGAGCGGCTGCCCGGCCAGGTCACCGTGGCCACCTACGGCGATCTGCTCGCGCACGTGGCCGGCGGGACCGCGACGCACTCGCTGGTCGAGGTGCGCGCGCCCGGAGCGGCCGCATCCGAGGTGTTCCTGGCCGTGCACGACCCGTCCGGCGACGCGTTCCTCGACCTGGGCACCGGCCGGGCCGCGCTGTTCCCGCCCGGCCCGGAGCTGATCCGGGTGGCCGCGCTGCCCGGCGAGATGACCGTGGCGGAACGGGTGCTCGACCTGGCCGCCGGCGACGTCACGGTGCGGCCGATCGTCCGGCCGCGCGGGGTGACCGCGTACCGCACGTTCGGGCCGTCCGGCATCCGCGCGGTCGACGTGCTGGGCGACGTACCCCCGAAGATCCTGGATCCGATCGCGGACGCGGCGGAGGCGATCGGCCAGTCCGTGATCGTGGTCGGGCCGCGGGCACGCACCGGGCCGTCCCGCCGCGACCTGCTCCGGCTGGAGAAGATGCTGTTCCAGCACCTGCAGAACGGCGGGCCGGCCCCGATCGTGCTGGACCACGGCGAGGCCGGGACGCACCAGGCGGAACTCACCGCGATCGCCGGCCGGTACGGCGCACCGGTGATGCGCCGGGTGCCGGGGCTCGGCCTCGACCTCACGCTCAAGTGGACCGGTGCCGGGCCGGGCGACACCACCGCGGTCCCGCCGTTCACGGAGATCAACCGGGAGACGCTGAAATCGGTCGGCGACCGGCAGCGCGCGAACGAAAGGGTCAAGACCGAGTCGGCGCTCGCGTCGTACCTGTCGATGGACCCGGCGGACACCACGCGACTCCGTGACACGCTGGCCAAGGAGGGCAGCGCGCTCAAGGCGCTGCGCGAGCAGATCTCCGCGCTGCCCGCCGACAGCGCGCTGTTCGCGCCGCACGCCGCGCTGCTGGACATGTTCGGCCGGCAGGACGGCCTGTTCGAGGCGGCGCTCGGCTATCTGGACGCGACCGCGGACGGCGCCATCAAGACCATGCCGTCCGTCACGTCGGCGCTGGACCGCGAGCCGGCGGCGCGCTCCGCCGCGCTGGAGGAACTCAAGGCCGTCACCGCCGGTACGCTCGACGACGGCGCCAGCCGGGCCATTCTCGACGCCATCAAGCTGCGGTTGGAGGGCGCCGACGCGAAGGCGGTCGAGCAGGCCATCCACACCCACTCGGGGTACCTGCCGAAGGAGGGCGGCCGGGCCGACTTCATCCGCCAGCTCAGCGCGTGGCAGCAGCAGATGCCCGAGCACGCCGAGGTGTTCAGCGAGGTGGCGCTCTACGTGACCACCTGTCCGTGACGGCCGGGCCGGTGGCCCCGCGCGCGGCGGGGCCACCGGCACACCTCAGTGGTCGACGGGCTCGCCGGTCTCGTCGTCGATCCACTCGACCTCGACGCCGGGACCCTCCACGCCGTTCCAGATCGCGCCGTCGTGCACGGTGATCCGCAGGTCGTGCGGGCCCTCGCGGGTCTCGACCCAGGTCCAGTCGCCCTCGACCTCCTGGCCGCGGGTGAACCACGGGCGCGAGTACACGCTGTCCGGCCGCTCCGGCGTGTTCGACGACACCGGTGGCGCGTCCGTGTCGCGGAACCCCTCCGGGTGCTCGGTACCGTCGTCCGCGGGCAGGTCCCAGGTCGCGTTGTCCGGGATGTAGTTGTTCCGGTCGCCGTCCGGTGGGCCCACCTCCAGCAGCGCGTCGCCGAACATCCGGAACGCGGCCGTCAGGCTGGACTCCGTCTGCGCGTACGCGTTGCCGGCCCCCATCAGCCCGCCCGCGAACTGGCTGAGCAGGCCGACCTTCCCGCCGTTCTCGGCGGTCGCGCCCTCCTCACCGAAGAAGTCCGTGACCGCCGCCAGGTACGTGTCGGAGAACGCCTTCGCCTCCTGCTCGCTCCGCCCGGACCAGCCCAGGTGCAGCTGGTCCCAGGCGTTCGCGATCCGCTCGAACGCGCCGCTGATGGCGACGCCGATGTCCCTGATGTCCTTGCCGCACTGGAACAGCTCCGGAGCGTCGATCCTCATGACCTCGGTCGCGAGGCTGTACGGCAGCTGATCTCCAGTGGGAATGTTGCCGTGATCGGGCACACCCACCCCCTCTCCAGGCCGAATACGCCATCACAGAGCGTGGGGCCCGGGGCGTGGAGGCGTCCACGTCCCGTTTCGCGTGGCTTGCCGGTGCCCCAGCGCCGCTCGCTACCCTCGGCCGCGCCGCGCCGGCGGTTATCGACTGCGACGAATGGTGGGACGATGAGCACCTCCGAGATCGGTTCCGTCGCCGGTTACCGCGACGGCAGCACCGCCGAGTTCGACCTGGACGGCATCCTGGCCCGGCAGACCCGGCCGGACGGCGTCGTCCTCGACGCGTTCGACGCGCACCAGCGGCCGACCGCCGGGCACACGGACGCGGCCCGGTTCACCGTCGCCTATCCGGAGGCACGCAATGACCTTCCGCAGGAAAGAGACGGCGCAGGCGTTGAGCTCTCACCGGCCGGGGACGTCATCCGCCGGCGATACGCCGACGGCACCGTCCATGAGTCTTTTGACTCCCTCGGCCGACCGCACCAGGGAATCGCGGGCGATACTCGCTTCGACATCGAATACGGCGCGAACGGCCGCGTCACCAATCGTTTCGTCGACGGTACGGTCGTCGACTACGACGGCGCCGGCCGCGTTCTCCGCCACGAGACGCCCGACGGCACCGTCTACGATTCCTTCGACCCGGCGGGTCGCCCCACGGCCGGTCACGGCACCACGGATTTCACCATCGACTATCCGGCCGGCGGCGGCTCCGTCATCCGCTACGCCGACGGCTCCTCCGCCACCTTCGACGCGGACGGCACCCTCGTCTCCCAGTCACCCGGCCCCGCGCCGGATCCCGGCACCACCGTCACCACCGCCGCTGCCGAACCACCGGCCCGGCAGGTAGCCGACGACGGCACGGTCTTCTCGTCGTTCGACGGGGACGGCCGTCCGCTGGCCGGTGAGACGCCGGAGGGCGACCGCTTCACCATGTCCTATGACGCCGGCGGCGGTTCGACGGTGTCGTACGCCGATGGTTCCACGGTCGTGTTCGACGCCGCCGGTGACGTGGTGTCCCAACGGCTGGCGGACGGGACGGTGTTCTCGTCGTTCGACGGCGAGAACCGGCCGCTGAAGGGAGAGACGCCGGAGGGCGACCGTTTCACCATGTCCTACGACGCCGCCAGCGGCTCCACCATGTCGTACGGCGACGGCTCGTCCGTGGGGCTCGACGCCGACGGGAAGGTGATCTCACAGCGGCTGGCCGACGGGACCGCCTTCACGTCGTTCGACGGCGATGGTCGGCCGCTCACGGGCCGGACGCCGGAGGGCGAGCGGTTCACGATCTCCTACGACGCCGGCGGCGGTTCGACGATGTCGTACGCCGATGGTTCTTCGGTCGTGTTCGATGCCGCCGGTGAGGTGACGCGGCAGACGCTGGCGGACGGGACCGTGTTCACGTCGTTCGACGGCGAGGGACGGCCGCTGAGCGGTGTGACGCCGGAGGGGGACCCGTTCACGATCTCCTACGACGACGGCGGCGGCTCCACCATGACGTACCCCGACGGGTCGTCCGTGGTGTTCGGCGCCGACGGTGCCGTGACGCGGCAGACGCTGGACGACGGCACCGTGTTCACCGCCTTCGACGACGACGGGCGGCCGGTCGCGGGAGAGACGCCCGAGGACGACCCGTTCACCGTCGCGTACGACGAGCGCGGCTCGCGGACCTCCTACGCCGACGGGTCGAGCGTGCGGTTCGAC
It encodes:
- a CDS encoding WXG100 family type VII secretion target, with the translated sequence MRIDAPELFQCGKDIRDIGVAISGAFERIANAWDQLHLGWSGRSEQEAKAFSDTYLAAVTDFFGEEGATAENGGKVGLLSQFAGGLMGAGNAYAQTESSLTAAFRMFGDALLEVGPPDGDRNNYIPDNATWDLPADDGTEHPEGFRDTDAPPVSSNTPERPDSVYSRPWFTRGQEVEGDWTWVETREGPHDLRITVHDGAIWNGVEGPGVEVEWIDDETGEPVDH